A genome region from Nocardia sp. NBC_00565 includes the following:
- a CDS encoding bifunctional 3'-5' exonuclease/DNA polymerase, which yields MRWAVAETGEGGARLCPLDQDGRPAGAVLCESSLAEAVRSRPEVDRWVWRSTAEIYRHLLAAGVRVDRCYDVEAAEALLIGHEQGQSGQAHSLAASWARLHNLPVPPDAPVRAAETQPSLFESGPVPLPPGTDEFTALLEVYAGQVARTSETEYPERMRLLLAAESAGMLVATEMSRAGIPWHAHVHRELLDVLLGERISGGMEPRRMVELADEVSRAFGEGVRVRPDLPNDIIKAFARVGISLSSTRKWELQEIDHPAVAPLLAYKSLYRLYTAHGWSWLEQWVHEGRFRPEYLPGGTVTGRWTTNGGGALQIPKVIRQAIRADPGWRLVVADADQMEPRVLAAISRDPGLMEVAGRGEDLYADLAVRAFGGDRAQAKVALLGAIYGQTSGDALTHMAELRRRYPAAVAYVDDAASAGEQGRLVRTWFGRTCSPPAASSDQEQQYSDGYGNTPAARARGRFTRNFVVQGSAADWTLLVLAGLRHAMTRAGLRAELVFFQHDEVIVHCPAEEAATVAEAIATAAETAGRIAFGLTPVRFPFTTAVVECYADAK from the coding sequence ATGAGATGGGCGGTGGCGGAAACTGGCGAGGGCGGTGCCCGGCTGTGTCCACTCGATCAGGACGGTCGGCCCGCGGGGGCGGTGCTGTGCGAGTCCTCACTCGCCGAGGCGGTGCGTTCACGCCCAGAGGTCGATCGGTGGGTCTGGCGATCGACTGCCGAGATCTATCGGCACTTGCTGGCGGCCGGTGTGCGGGTCGACCGCTGTTACGACGTGGAGGCCGCGGAGGCGCTACTGATCGGCCACGAGCAGGGCCAGTCGGGACAGGCCCACTCGTTGGCCGCCTCCTGGGCACGATTGCACAATCTGCCTGTCCCGCCGGACGCGCCCGTACGGGCCGCCGAGACCCAGCCGTCCCTGTTCGAGTCGGGCCCGGTGCCGCTACCACCCGGCACGGACGAGTTCACCGCGCTGCTGGAGGTCTACGCGGGACAGGTGGCCCGCACGTCCGAGACCGAATATCCGGAGCGAATGCGGCTGCTCCTCGCCGCTGAATCGGCGGGCATGCTGGTGGCCACGGAGATGTCCCGAGCCGGGATCCCCTGGCACGCGCACGTCCACCGGGAGTTGCTCGACGTTCTGCTGGGTGAACGTATTTCGGGCGGAATGGAACCGCGCCGGATGGTGGAGCTGGCCGACGAAGTGTCGCGTGCCTTCGGGGAAGGCGTGCGGGTCCGGCCCGACCTACCCAACGACATCATCAAAGCCTTTGCCCGCGTCGGGATCTCGTTGTCCTCCACCCGAAAATGGGAACTCCAGGAGATCGATCATCCTGCGGTAGCGCCACTGTTGGCCTACAAATCGCTCTACCGCCTGTACACCGCCCACGGCTGGTCCTGGCTCGAGCAGTGGGTACACGAGGGCCGCTTTCGTCCCGAATACCTGCCGGGCGGCACGGTTACCGGCCGCTGGACCACCAACGGCGGCGGTGCCCTGCAGATCCCCAAGGTGATCCGTCAAGCGATACGAGCGGACCCGGGATGGCGCCTGGTGGTCGCCGACGCCGACCAGATGGAGCCACGCGTGCTTGCTGCGATCTCCCGCGATCCGGGGCTGATGGAGGTGGCCGGGCGCGGCGAAGATCTGTACGCGGATCTGGCGGTCCGCGCCTTCGGTGGCGATCGCGCACAGGCCAAAGTCGCACTATTGGGCGCCATTTACGGCCAGACCTCCGGGGATGCCCTCACCCACATGGCCGAACTTCGTCGCCGTTATCCGGCCGCGGTGGCGTATGTCGACGATGCGGCCAGTGCTGGTGAGCAGGGCCGCCTGGTGCGCACTTGGTTCGGCCGCACCTGTTCGCCGCCCGCCGCATCATCCGACCAGGAGCAGCAGTATTCCGACGGGTATGGCAACACCCCCGCGGCGCGTGCTCGTGGCCGCTTTACACGAAACTTCGTCGTGCAGGGTAGCGCCGCCGACTGGACGCTTCTGGTGTTGGCGGGCCTGCGTCATGCGATGACCCGCGCGGGGCTGCGCGCCGAACTGGTCTTCTTTCAGCACGACGAGGTCATCGTGCATTGCCCGGCGGAGGAGGCCGCAACGGTCGCCGAAGCGATCGCAACCGCGGCAGAGACCGCCGGCCGGATCGCCTTCGGGCTGACACCGGTGCGGTTCCCTTTCACGACTGCGGTGGTGGAGTGCTACGCGGACGCCAAGTGA